From a region of the Arachis ipaensis cultivar K30076 chromosome B09, Araip1.1, whole genome shotgun sequence genome:
- the LOC107616597 gene encoding preprotein translocase subunit SECE1: protein MALQAHSPSRLLLHSQSRLQSPLSTITQTPSTLTVSLTAAFNPKPLTLSFSRRRERSNTVSPVVEESQESSEPEAEAEAEEKEVTVAEELKKAMQERREKEGEEEFWGGVGREIREIEWPPFGKVLGTTSVVISVIFGSSVVLLTLNALLAELSDRVFAGKGVQDFFT from the coding sequence ATGGCGCTGCAAGCTCACTCTCCTTCACGCTTACTCTTACACTCGCAGTCTCGGTTACAGTCACCTTTATCCACCATAACACAAACTCCTTCCACTCTCACAGTCTCACTCACTGCCGCCTTCAACCCCAAACCCCTCACTCTCTCTTTCTCACGGCGTCGGGAGAGGAGTAATACGGTGTCCCCAGTGGTGGAGGAAAGCCAGGAGAGTTCCGAACCGGAAgcggaagcagaagcagaagagaAAGAAGTGACGGTGGCCGAAGAGCTGAAGAAGGCGATGcaggagagaagagagaaagaaggagaagaagagttttgggGCGGAGTAGGGCGAGAGATCAGGGAGATCGAGTGGCCACCCTTTGGGAAGGTGCTGGGCACCACCAGCGTTGTTATCAGCGTCATCTTtggttccagcgtcgttttgctCACTCTCAATGCTCTTCTCGCTGAGCTTTCTGACCGTGTTTTCGCCGGCAAAGGGGTTCAGGATTTCTTCACCTAA
- the LOC107617076 gene encoding heavy metal-associated isoprenylated plant protein 28-like, which translates to MESSNDTPVFTLKVDFGCSMECPRDVKNMLQQLKGVKSISIDSNQGKVIVVGHVSPVMLIKLLQKMGRKAQLWSFDKPTMHNTGGFSPKQRQKSQNSHCCCESSDSGEDSDTDIYNGHISCKHKDHRARRHDKKSKKRCSCKHNLRFADEYAAPPSFTGYQPQLMQGYQPYAGYQQPMLGYQPYMGYQLPLQFQSVAYTRPVPSHGYYRQVHPVPSSYWHPRYGSRFLAKQNPMFHCTSYADNYHYPV; encoded by the exons ATGGAGTCCTCCAATGACACTCCG GTTTTTACCTTAAAAGTTGATTTTGGATGCTCAATGGAATGCCCAAGGGATGTGAAGAACATGTTGCAACAACTTAAGG GAGTGAAATCTATTTCCATTGATTCAAACCAAGGGAAGGTAATAGTTGTAGGCCATGTAAGTCCCGTGATGCTAATCAAGCTTCTTCAGAAGATGGGAAGAAAGGCACAACTTTGGTCCTTTGACAAACCAACAATGCACAACACCGGTGGCTTTTCTCCTAAGCAAAgacagaaatcacaaaattctcatTGTTGTTGTGAGAGTAGTGACTCCGGGGAAGATTCCGATACTGATATTTACAATGGCCACATATCTTGTAAACACAAAGATCACAGGGCTCGGCGGCATGATAAAAAGAGCAAGAAAAGGTGTAGCTGTAAACATAACCTACGTTTTGCTGATGAATATGCAGCACCACCATCATTTACAGGGTACCAACCACAACTGATGCAAGGGTACCAACCATACGCCGGATATCAACAACCGATGCTAGGGTACCAACCATACATGGGATACCAATTACCATTGCAGTTCCAATCTGTGGCATATACAAGACCAGTCCCTAGCCATGGTTACTATAGGCAGGTTCATCCTGTCCCATCCAGTTATTGGCATCCACGATATGGCTCGAGGTTTTTGGCTAAACAGAATCCCATGTTCCACTGTACCAGTTATGCAGACAACTACCACTATCCTGTGTAG